One region of Geovibrio ferrireducens genomic DNA includes:
- a CDS encoding response regulator has translation MGKMILSVDDSASIRQMVKFTLTKEGYEVIEAGDGADALSKVAGKKIDMVVTDLNMPNMDGITLIKELRKQAAFKFIPIIMLTTESQDSKKQEGKAAGATGWIVKPFKPEQLLGVVKKVLG, from the coding sequence ATGGGAAAAATGATTCTTAGTGTGGATGATTCCGCCAGCATACGCCAGATGGTTAAGTTTACCCTCACGAAAGAAGGGTACGAGGTTATCGAAGCCGGAGACGGAGCGGACGCTCTCTCAAAAGTTGCAGGGAAAAAGATCGATATGGTCGTAACCGACCTTAACATGCCCAACATGGACGGCATAACGCTGATAAAAGAGCTGAGAAAACAGGCCGCCTTTAAATTTATACCGATAATAATGCTGACTACTGAATCGCAGGACTCAAAAAAACAGGAAGGGAAAGCGGCAGGCGCTACGGGCTGGATAGTAAAACCCTTTAAGCCCGAACAGCTTCTGGGAGTAGTTAAGAAAGTGTTAGGATAG
- a CDS encoding STAS domain-containing protein — MLDIREEKIGSDCVLSLSGDLTVCNIGQVREKLMELYSTEDHVRVNIAGESSIDFTFFQLMCSAHRTFSSGGKHISFDKTEGCPLDLKKFSLGFSRRSGCSNDKCGNCLWVVKESV; from the coding sequence ATGTTAGACATCAGAGAGGAAAAAATCGGTTCTGACTGTGTTCTTTCCTTATCAGGCGATCTGACCGTGTGCAACATAGGGCAGGTCAGGGAAAAACTTATGGAGCTTTATTCCACGGAAGATCACGTAAGAGTTAATATTGCCGGAGAATCCAGTATAGATTTCACGTTCTTCCAGCTTATGTGTTCTGCCCACCGGACATTTTCATCTGGCGGGAAGCATATATCATTCGATAAAACCGAGGGCTGCCCGCTGGATCTTAAAAAGTTCAGCCTCGGTTTTTCAAGACGTTCCGGGTGCAGCAATGATAAATGCGGAAACTGCCTTTGGGTGGTTAAGGAGAGTGTTTGA
- a CDS encoding response regulator codes for MENTENLEILFAEDEEELRRGVCLYFRKFGYKVTEAANGLACIEKIKEKESTGKGFDLILLDMMMPEMTGLEVLDFLHRTGLRTPVLLITGYLDVRPEDEHSREMIIGMLHKPFSPSELIESTHTILQRSRIS; via the coding sequence ATGGAAAATACTGAGAATCTCGAAATACTTTTTGCCGAAGATGAAGAAGAACTCAGAAGAGGGGTATGCCTCTACTTCAGAAAGTTCGGATATAAAGTTACGGAAGCTGCCAACGGATTGGCATGTATAGAAAAAATAAAGGAAAAGGAAAGCACCGGAAAAGGCTTTGATCTCATCCTCTTAGATATGATGATGCCGGAAATGACAGGACTTGAGGTTCTTGATTTTCTGCACAGAACAGGCCTCAGAACCCCGGTTTTACTCATAACAGGTTATCTGGATGTGAGACCGGAGGACGAGCATTCCAGAGAGATGATAATAGGCATGCTGCATAAACCGTTTAGTCCATCTGAACTCATTGAGAGTACACACACAATTTTGCAAAGGAGCAGAATATCATGA